A single Pan troglodytes isolate AG18354 chromosome 19, NHGRI_mPanTro3-v2.0_pri, whole genome shotgun sequence DNA region contains:
- the TNFAIP1 gene encoding BTB/POZ domain-containing adapter for CUL3-mediated RhoA degradation protein 2 isoform X1 — MSGDTCLCPASGAKPKLSGLKGGGLGNKYVQLNVGGSLYYTTVRALTRHDTMLKAMFSGRMEVLTDKEGWILIDRCGKHFGTILNYLRDDTITLPQNRQEIKELMAEAKYYLIQGLVNMCQSALQDKKDSYQPVCNIPIITSLKEEERLIESSTKPVVKLLYNRSNNKYSYTSNSDDHLLKNIELFDKLSLRFNGRVLFIKDVIGDEICCWSFYGQGRKLAEVCCTSIVYATEKKQTKVWGIAPAWVGEDTHPLCGGRGRAVTSTEQKGHGLGSFFQTRWNSQRPESMRRHSTSYSMRLPASPTTPCWRPQAVAAARLPPVKMRRPLNCGTVSAASTSSATALTMTGSSATSLPIATDQTLRESGHGRPYLPSCGTRPIGHPMLLLPGSLL; from the exons ATGTCGGGGGACACCtgcctgtgcccagcctcaggggCCAAGCCCAAGCTCAGTGGCCTCAAGGGAGGAGGGTTGGGCAACAAGTATGTCCAGCTCAACGTGGGCGGCTCTCTGTACTACACCACTGTGCGGGCCCTGACCCGCCACGACACCATGCTCAAGGCCATGTTCAGTGGGCGCATGGAGGTGCTGACCGACAAAGAAG GCTGGATCCTCATAGACCGTTGTGGAAAGCACTTTGGCACCATTTTGAATTACCTCCGAGATGACACCATCACCCTCCCTCAGAACCGGCAAGAAATCAAGGAATTGATGGCTGAAGCAAAGTATTACCTCATCCAGGGGCTGGTGAATATGTGCCAGAGTGCCCTGCAG GACAAGAAGGACTCCTACCAGCCTGTGTGCAACATCCCCATCATCACATCCCTAAAGGAGGAGGAGCGGCTCATCGAATCCTCCACCAAG CCCGTGGTGAAGCTGCTGTACAACAGAAGCAACAACAAGTATTCCTACACCAG CAACTCTGACGACCACCTGCTGAAAAACATCGAGCTGTTTGACAAGCTCTCCCTGCGCTTCAACGGCCGCGTGCTCTTCATCAAGGATGTCATTGGTGACGAGATCTGCTGCTGGTCCTTTTATGGCCAGGGCCGTAAGCTGGCAGAGGTGTGCTGTACCTCCATCGTGTATGCCACGGAGAAGAAGCAGACCAAGGTGTGGGGGATTGCCCCTGCCTGGGTAGGGGAGGACACACACCCACTGTGCGGGGGACGTGGTCGGGCTGTGACCAGCACGGAGCAAAAGGGGCATGGACTTGGCTCTTTTTTCCAAACACG GTGGAATTCCCAGAGGCCCGAATCTATGAGGAGACACTCAACGTCCTACTCTATGAGACTCCCCGCGTCCCCGACAACTCCTTGTTGGAGGCCACAAGCCGTAGCCGCAGCCAGGCTTCCCCCAGTGAAGATGAGGAGACCTTTGAACTGCGGGACCGTGTCCGCCGCATCCACGTCAAGCGCTACAGCACTTACGATGACCGGCAGCTCGGCCACCAGTCTACCCATCGCGACTGACCAGACCCTCAGGGAGTCAGGGCACGGGAGGCCCTATCTCCCATCCTGTGGAACCCGCCCCATTGGCCACCCCATGCTGCTGCTGCCTGGGTCTCTGCTCTAG
- the TNFAIP1 gene encoding BTB/POZ domain-containing adapter for CUL3-mediated RhoA degradation protein 2 isoform X2, giving the protein MSGDTCLCPASGAKPKLSGLKGGGLGNKYVQLNVGGSLYYTTVRALTRHDTMLKAMFSGRMEVLTDKEGWILIDRCGKHFGTILNYLRDDTITLPQNRQEIKELMAEAKYYLIQGLVNMCQSALQDKKDSYQPVCNIPIITSLKEEERLIESSTKPVVKLLYNRSNNKYSYTSNSDDHLLKNIELFDKLSLRFNGRVLFIKDVIGDEICCWSFYGQGRKLAEVCCTSIVYATEKKQTKVEFPEARIYEETLNVLLYETPRVPDNSLLEATSRSRSQASPSEDEETFELRDRVRRIHVKRYSTYDDRQLGHQSTHRD; this is encoded by the exons ATGTCGGGGGACACCtgcctgtgcccagcctcaggggCCAAGCCCAAGCTCAGTGGCCTCAAGGGAGGAGGGTTGGGCAACAAGTATGTCCAGCTCAACGTGGGCGGCTCTCTGTACTACACCACTGTGCGGGCCCTGACCCGCCACGACACCATGCTCAAGGCCATGTTCAGTGGGCGCATGGAGGTGCTGACCGACAAAGAAG GCTGGATCCTCATAGACCGTTGTGGAAAGCACTTTGGCACCATTTTGAATTACCTCCGAGATGACACCATCACCCTCCCTCAGAACCGGCAAGAAATCAAGGAATTGATGGCTGAAGCAAAGTATTACCTCATCCAGGGGCTGGTGAATATGTGCCAGAGTGCCCTGCAG GACAAGAAGGACTCCTACCAGCCTGTGTGCAACATCCCCATCATCACATCCCTAAAGGAGGAGGAGCGGCTCATCGAATCCTCCACCAAG CCCGTGGTGAAGCTGCTGTACAACAGAAGCAACAACAAGTATTCCTACACCAG CAACTCTGACGACCACCTGCTGAAAAACATCGAGCTGTTTGACAAGCTCTCCCTGCGCTTCAACGGCCGCGTGCTCTTCATCAAGGATGTCATTGGTGACGAGATCTGCTGCTGGTCCTTTTATGGCCAGGGCCGTAAGCTGGCAGAGGTGTGCTGTACCTCCATCGTGTATGCCACGGAGAAGAAGCAGACCAAG GTGGAATTCCCAGAGGCCCGAATCTATGAGGAGACACTCAACGTCCTACTCTATGAGACTCCCCGCGTCCCCGACAACTCCTTGTTGGAGGCCACAAGCCGTAGCCGCAGCCAGGCTTCCCCCAGTGAAGATGAGGAGACCTTTGAACTGCGGGACCGTGTCCGCCGCATCCACGTCAAGCGCTACAGCACTTACGATGACCGGCAGCTCGGCCACCAGTCTACCCATCGCGACTGA